ATCAGCAAGACATCAATGTTTTAATTGAGGGTCATACCGATAGTATTCCTTTTGGTGGACGTGGACAGATTAAAGACAATTGGGATTTGAGCGTAGTAAGAGCAACTGCAATAGTACGTATTTTAACATCTTCCAGTTCCATTAATCCTGAACGATTGACGGCTGCAGGTAAAGGAGAGTTCGTACCTATTCAATCAAATAGTACTTCTGCAGGTAGAAGTGCTAATAGAAGGATAGAAATTATCCTTACACCTAAATTGTATGATTTATATGAATTGCTAGATGACTAAGAGGCAAAAAGCATCTTAAATACTTCTTCAATTTTACTCACTTTTACGACTTCTATAGAAAAGTCTTGACGGTCTATTTTATTGTACTTTGAAACAAAGATTCGTTCGAAGCCTAATTTTGCGGCTTCTTGTATCCTTTGGTCACACCTATTGACAGGGCGTATTTCTCCTGATAGTCCTACCTCAGCAGCAAAACAATTTTTGTCTTTGATAGCCATATCAACATTTGAAGAAAGAATAGCACAAACCACCCCTAAATCAATAGCAGGGTCATCCACTTTTATACCTCCAGTGATGTTTAAGAATACATCTTTTGCACCTAATCGAAAGCCACATCTTTTTTCTAATACGGCCAATAGCATAGACAGACGCCTTAAATCAAAACCAGTAGCACTACGTTGAGGTGTTCCGTACACCGCAGAACTCACAAGAGCTTGTGTTTCAATCATTAATGGGCGAACCCCTTCCATAGTTGCACTAATAGCCATACCACTCATAGCTTCGTCTTTTTGGGAAAGTAATATTTCAGATGGGTTACTTACCTCTCTAAGTCCATGACTTAGCATTTCATAGATGCCCAATTCAGCAGTTGAACCGTAGCGATTTTTATGAGCTCTTAAAATGCGATACACATGATTTCTTTCTCCTTCAAATTGAAGAACAACGTCAACCATGTGTTCTAATATTTTGGGTCCTGCGATATTGCCATCTTTATTGATATGTCCAATGAGCAATACGGGCGTTCCACTAGCTTTAGCATAATTCATTAATTCGGCGGTACATTCTCTTATCTGTGAAATACTACCTGGAGAGGAATCAATACTATTGGTATGCAAAGTTTGTATAGAGTCTATAACTAATACGGTAGGTTGAACCTCTTGAATTTGTTGAAATATATGCTGTGTATTGGTTTCGGTAAGTATTTGACAGCTAGAGTCAGATAAATTGAGTCTATCTGCTCTCATTCGGATTTGTTGGTCACTTTCTTCTCCAGTAACGTAAAGAATCTTTTCATTTTGGATTCTCAATGCAACTTGTAATAGTAGAGTAGATTTACCTATGCCGGGCTCTCCACCTAATAAAATAAGTGAGCCAGCAACTATACCTCCTCCTAGCACCCTGTTTAACTCATTGTCAGAAGTGTCTATTCTTGCTCTAGACTGTAAAGAGATATCACTAATAGCTTGAGCTTTATTGACTCTATTGCCCTTTTCACTTTCCCAATTAGCTTGGCTCGGTTTTGGCTTACTGACAACTTCTTCTACGATGGTATTCCATTCGTCACACGATTTGCATTTACCCATCCATTGCGCACTTTGTGCACCACAATTTTGACAAAAGAATGTTGTTTTTACCTTAGCCATTTTTTATAGAATTTATAATATGACTAGTAGAATAACCTTCTAAAAACGGGATAGTTTCTACACTACCACCATTAGCAATTACAAAATCACTACCTACAATATCTTCGACCTTATAGTCAGCTCCTTTAACTAAGGT
The Flavobacteriales bacterium DNA segment above includes these coding regions:
- the radA gene encoding DNA repair protein RadA, with translation MAKVKTTFFCQNCGAQSAQWMGKCKSCDEWNTIVEEVVSKPKPSQANWESEKGNRVNKAQAISDISLQSRARIDTSDNELNRVLGGGIVAGSLILLGGEPGIGKSTLLLQVALRIQNEKILYVTGEESDQQIRMRADRLNLSDSSCQILTETNTQHIFQQIQEVQPTVLVIDSIQTLHTNSIDSSPGSISQIRECTAELMNYAKASGTPVLLIGHINKDGNIAGPKILEHMVDVVLQFEGERNHVYRILRAHKNRYGSTAELGIYEMLSHGLREVSNPSEILLSQKDEAMSGMAISATMEGVRPLMIETQALVSSAVYGTPQRSATGFDLRRLSMLLAVLEKRCGFRLGAKDVFLNITGGIKVDDPAIDLGVVCAILSSNVDMAIKDKNCFAAEVGLSGEIRPVNRCDQRIQEAAKLGFERIFVSKYNKIDRQDFSIEVVKVSKIEEVFKMLFAS